Proteins from one Fragaria vesca subsp. vesca linkage group LG6, FraVesHawaii_1.0, whole genome shotgun sequence genomic window:
- the LOC101306262 gene encoding pectinesterase/pectinesterase inhibitor PPE8B-like, with protein sequence MELDDVKIATTPNVVVSQDGKGNFKKIMDAIAAAPSQLSSKHFVILVKKGVYKEYVNIGNTKSNIVLIGEGKDATIISGSKSVGGGQATFDTATFAVRAQGFVAMDIGFENTADPKSGQAVAVQSSGDHSVFYRCKISGNQDTLLVQAGRQFFRECQIIGSIDFIFGYGTAVFQKCDIYIKKSQIGGTTVITANGRNSSTDSSGFSFQFCTIHGDPQSPTGPTFVTPRGVYLGRSWGTYARTVFMQSSISSILSPQGWLQWNDVPVDKLYFGEYQNSGPGAALGGRVTWPGFHKMSAADADKFTVVKFIDGDSWLPALGIPHSQGLDPLANPPMGA encoded by the exons ATGGAACTTGACGACGTAAAGATTGCGACGACACCAAACGTCGTTGTTTCACAAGATGGGAAGGGAAATTTCAAGAAAATAATGGATGCGATTGCAGCTGCACCAAGTCAGTTGTCATCCAAGCACTTTGTGATACTTGTTAAGAAAGGGGTTTACAAGGAATATGTGAACATCGGCAACACAAAGTCGAATATAGTCTTGATCGGTGAGGGTAAGGATGCTACTATCATTTCCGGAAGCAAAAGCGTAGGCGGCGGTCAGGCAACATTTGATACAGCTACATTTG CCGTTAGGGCTCAAGGATTTGTTGCGATGGACATAGGATTCGAGAACACAGCAGATCCAAAAAGTGGGCAAGCCGTGGCAGTTCAATCCAGCGGCGACCACTCTGTCTTCTACCGGTGCAAGATATCAGGAAACCAAGACACATTGCTTGTGCAAGCCGGCCGCCAGTTCTTCCGAGAATGCCAAATCATCGGCAGTATCGACTTCATCTTCGGCTATGGCACTGCCGTCTTCCAAAAATGTGACATTTACATCAAGAAAAGCCAAATCGGCGGCACCACCGTCATCACCGCCAACGGCCGTAACTCCTCAACAGACTCATCAGGCTTTTCGTTCCAATTTTGCACCATCCATGGTGACCCCCAGTCCCCTACTGGCCCTACATTCGTAACTCCTAGAGGTGTGTACCTCGGTCGAAGCTGGGGCACTTATGCCAGAACAGTGTTCATGCAGTCGTCTATAAGCAGTATTTTAAGCCCGCAAGGTTGGCTTCAATGGAATGATGTTCCAGTAGACAAGCTATACTTCGGTGAGTATCAAAATTCCGGCCCCGGTGCGGCGCTTGGAGGTCGGGTGACATGGCCGGGGTTTCATAAGATGAGCGCAGCCGATGCTGATAAATTTACAGTGGTCAAGTTTATTGATGGAGATTCATGGCTACCGGCGTTAGGTATCCCACACTCACAAGGATTGGATCCATTGGCCAATCCGCCAATGGGAGCTTAA